ttcttgaaatctggaaaaatcacttaCTTGGACCGGGGAGTACTTCTTTAACCGTAGTATTAGACAAAGAAGCTTCATATTATGGTTAACATAATGAAAGGCGAACTAACAGTTAATTTGGCCGCTGTGGTTTATATTATGACTTAATTGGTGATTTGCTGACTGCTGGGCTGGTTTAAAGCAAACATAGCTTGCCAGAAATTTCTTAAATGGGGTTTTCCCGGCTGCTTGCTGGTATAAGATTGCAAGTCCCTATGCAAACCTCCAAGACAAAACCTCTTTTGTTTCCCTTATATACACTTATTGTGTAAATGATTTTTCACACTATTGGTCTATCTACACGCGTCCTAATAAGTTATTTGTCTTATTTTTCAGGTATCTATTTATAGTTAGTGGAacaaattatttataattatCTTTAACTTTGATCTAATAGTGTCGAAATTCTTGTACACCTATCAGAATATGAAAGTTTTTACTCTTTAATTGAATTGTATGGGCATTATTCTTTGCCGCAGAGAGAATGGTGGCTTAGCTTAGAAGATAAAACTCTAGGGAATGGTGCGGTCATCAATACACATGCACTCCTCTATCAAACCCCACATCCATTGTCTTCACTATGTCATACTCTTTTAGCCCTTCACTGCTGGAGTATCTCTTTTCAGTCTCTCTTCTCACTTTTCCACCCAACACTCCTTTTCTATAGTGCCATAAATAACTTTGCCTTTACTTCTTGTATTTGTACATTCAAAACTCCTCTTTTTGCCTTGCTTCATCTCTTCTCTGGATTGTTGCAGATTCTGCAATTCAGAGCCTTCTCAACATGGGGGCTCCCCTGCATTCTCAATTACTACTATCTCTCTGCAGCCTCAGTTTACTTCTCCTTTCGTTCAAAGTCCAATTAACTTATCCCATGTCAACAATTACAGCAATGGCCAAAGACCAAATAGCCTGCACAATGTGCTCCTCGTGTGACAACCCATGTCAGCCAATCTTCTCTCCACCACCACCGTCACCTCTGCTTCCATGCCCTCCTCCACTATCACCGCCGCTGCCACCACCTCTGCCCCCACCCTCGGACTATAATTATCCGCCGCCTCCTTCACCTCCCAGTTCTTGCCCGGGAGACTGCTCTCAACCTCTATCGCCACCTTATAATGGCGGAGGTGGTGGTCGCGGTGATGGTAACTACGTCTATCCTCCGACCAACCCTTCTATATATCCAACTCCTCCACCTCCAAACCCCATTGTACCGTATTTCCCTTTCTATTATTACAACCCTCCTCCACCTGATACACTTATCTCCAAATCCATTCAATTTCAAAGCCATCCTTTTATCACTTGTCTCATTCTTGCCATGGCCATTTTCCTGCTTCTTTGACCTTAAAACAAGAGCAGAACATTACAATGTAACTGTTTTTAAAAAATCTTGTTTACTTTGTTCCTTCTATATATCCAATTTGACTATATATTTCAGGTTTAGGTAATCTTCGTAATGCCGCGGCAAGAAGAAATTAAGGCCAGGGGATAGAGAGGAGGAACAAGAAATGGTGGACAAATAAACTGGGCCACCAAATTGCCATGGGAAAAAAAAGaatgtttatttgatgtcatctCGATATTCTTCTAAAAAAGAATCTTTTGCACATGTGGCAGTAGAATAATATAGCTCTAAGTGTTCTTACTCATGAGTCACATTCTTACTACATTTAATTTACATGATTGTTGATAGGactaaatctttttttttcttgttgtaTACATGCACTCATCCTATATATACTTGAAAATCTCTGATTATCCTAATATTCATGTTTCAAATTGTTCAATGACAAATATATCATTTCCTTTTGCTTTGTCAATATAGGCATATTTAGCATTTAGAGTTGGCGAGTGGtctaagtatatatatatatatagctcaaGTCGAACTAAACCTGCGCGCAGTTGTCAATCGACCTGGTTTGTTAATTGGCGCGCGGATTTTGTTCATAGAGAGAAAACGAAGTACTAGAAGATTTTGTTCAGTAGTACAGAGATACTCTGATGCAGTGGAGGGCTCTCAAGAAATAAGAAATAGTAAGAAACTAAGAATCATGTGGCTTACGTGCAGTTAACTTTTGTTTGGATAGTGTGGAGAGCCAATGGGAGATTCTCTTTTGGTTTTACTTTCATATGCCGTATGACCCTAAATATTTACCTCCATATTGCCATATGCCTCATATATCCATGTATACTGGACTGGGGCATGGGCACATAATAGGGCTTAATTAATATGCTGACACCACCgccttcttctcttttttgggcCAAAAAACTTCAAACTTTTCATTTCTCAACATCAGCCCGAATGGAAGGTAATATAGGTACTACTACTACTTATCCAAACGCAAGGGATCATGACAACAAAACATTCACTAAGGAATAACTTAGCAAGAAGAAGGAATATAACATTGGCAAGAGGATATACATGTGGAGTATTCTTCCATCTTAAGGAATGTCAAATTATGACCCTTAAAATTGGGTTTCTGAAGGACGTTCAACATGTCTTATAATCTACCAAATTTGACGTTTGTCCAATGCTGAGATGTAAAAGCATGGGAAATGAACATGATAAGTATCCCAGAAGTAAATTCGTGGATGAACGATGAGCGTTCAATTTTAGTCAAGGATCCAACTGAAGTGTGAAATACTTTGTGTGGAGAATGAAGTGGCATGAATGAAACTCAAAGAAATTGATAGGGTTGCACAAATGGTGGCGAGCATCATGTGATTTAATTCGATACAGCTCATGAAACCTCAGCTTGTATGTGTATATAGACTGGTTATTCTCTAATTTATAGTAATAGATTGAATAACATGCATGTGAATATGATGTTTGTACTTCAATGTCGCACAAGAAGGGGCGATTTGTGTGATGTCCAATTTTTGCGTGCacagattatagaaggacctgatTCTTCTATGTGTTTCTTATACTATTATTGCGAAAATaataaatgcggaaagtaaagaacacaagtatttttatgtgaaaaacacccggctcaaaaggtgaaaaaatcacgacctactactcagtaggattttccccaacacttcactaaatcactgagccaaaacaccATTTACAAaattctttgtaaacctaaggattacctctaattcCGTTATGGCAACTAGCCTCTaactgttgtgacaacttcaagttaactctaacttcaATACAATACAtagagtacctaatacaattgcttctagataaagctaaaaggtacaacttgtaaacacctactacaattgaactttaataaaagacagacacttggaattggttcttctatctggttcatgtagctacaggttcgcacacttgaatcacacaagaattgcttgcaaaatgtcttgctattttgctctcaactcaCGTTTAACTTCAACATTTGTGTGTACCTGTAAAGTGAGAACATACTGTAATTTATAGAGTTGGTAGAATAGGAAATAACTAGAGTTTTAATGctatactcttccttggtggaagagttctagttatcttcaacttctaactcctcccTTGGATAAAGTTCTCTTCgagtaaggagtctttctccttatcatTTATGCAACTTTTTTGATCAAGAGAtatcaaatataacaatttaagtttatctccttcacgtgcatccctTATGCCTAAATCTATCTGTATCTGTGTACATTGTGTATGCAGAGGCTTATCCAGGATTTTAAGAAGATGGGTGCACTCTACTACCATTTGATTTAATTTCATAAAAATTTGCCATGATAACAACTTAGACTAGTAAACTTTAGTTAATACACGAGAAATATCATTTGATCTACAATCGTCTTAACAAGTTTTTATACTTTGACAGCAGTCAACGACAACATCATTATTTGAAAAAATTTACTTCccaaataaaaaaattgaaggaaaaaaaaaaggagaaaaacaaTAAGGAAATTGGAAAAAATGTAACCTTTGTAAAAAATTTGTATTTTACCTATATACCTAATAACGTTTTGTAGCTTCGCTCCTGATTTTGATAATTAGGGAATGAATAAAAAAGAACATAAAGAAATGACCCCAAAACAAAACATAAAAGGGAGAGAAGACcctaaaaaagggggaaaagagaAATAATAAAAcggaaccaaaataaaaaagaaagaaaaggaaaaaactcgaaaagaaagaaaggacaaaggaaagaaaaagacaaaCAGAAAACCGGGACGTCACTTTCATCTCAAAATATGTAAGATTGTGAATAGCTTAAAGTTAAAGAGCGAGCCTCAAATTCACAAGAATGACTAAccaacatatatatttttttagattCAAAAGAAGGAAGGGTATCATATATTTACAATATTTAGCACATGCTTGAAGCTACACAGTCAACACCAAATAAGTCAAGACATTTTATGCTACTGCCATagttctactattacacccttggaaaagaacccgtCGAAGAAAAACCAAAGGGAATTCATTGCTAAACTACAAGAGGTTATATACAAACATGGGGTACAACACAATATTTATACAAAACATGGAGTACAGGATCATGATCATAACTACCCCACCCCCAACCAAAGATcatgcattgtccctaatgcataTATAAAGCAAAAGAAAGCTAAGGGACTCCCTGGGGCGCACTAGGCACTCGAGGAAGCTGAAGGATCTAGGGTAGCTGTGTGATCGGCTGCTGGGAGTGAAACTGCAGCTGGtgaaatcaatatccatgtctgggACAGAAGTGTCAGCACCCTGCTCTCCATCCTTCGGGAGGAAGGCTATCAAATCAAACTCTAAACTCTACATCTTCTGCAGCTCAGCTTTCAAGACATTAACATCTTTCCGGAGCTAAGGCATACCTCCAAGCTCACCCCGTTCAACCTTTTCAAGATGTGATTCAACGCTCTTGAGGTGATCCTCATAAGTTTGATGTTAATGTTGAAGAACAGTCATTGAGGATTGGATAGGGGTCAATGTTTGACGGATGAGGTTGGGAATTTCCTTGGTAAGCCGGTCTACCTTAGCATTGGCATGCTGATCAAGTAGACCCAGCTTGGACAGAGCTGGTAAAGGGACTTGGGCCTGTGCAGTGGAGGGTTGTGGAATGGCTGTGGAGGTAGCTGGGGCCTGAGAGGTGTCCGGCAATGCTGGGCCCTCTGATGCTGCTATATCTGCTGGAGGAGGAATGAGAGTCTCTGACTGAGTTGCAGTTTCCTTTGCTACTGCGTCACTGATTCTCATGATATCGATGTCTTTGGTAGCCTTCTCCATTTTGTCATGCCTAGGCAGACGAGGCACACTTGCTGCTTGGCAAAAAGCAGTGATCAAGCAGGGGAAAGGAAGTGAGGTTTGTTTCTAGTTGGCTCTAATTCCCAGCTCTTGGAATATTATCTCCCCCACATCAATTTTGATCCCTGTCATGATGCACGCAATGAGGAGTGCTTTCTCAATATTGATATCAGTTTCATTTCTGGACGGCATCAGACGGGATGTAACAAACCTAAGCCAGTAGCGACCCTCCCTTGTGAGATGATCCTTGAAAATTTTGTGTTTAGGGTCAGTCTAGGCCGGTCTCCCCTTTGTTATGAGGGAGGCAACCCAGGAACGCTCATTGTGTTTGTTGGCGACCTTAGCATCATATTCAGCTGTGTATGACCGCCAATCCTCGAAATACCGTTCATTGATCGTCTCAGCACCACAACTAACTTCAACCCATCGCAATAGGACAGACTTTGAAAAGATCATGTTGCGCTTCTGTGAAGCACTCCTTGAGGCACCATATGAAGCATAAAACTCCCTCACAACTGACTCATTTTATTCATCCGGGACCTCAGTGAAGAACTCCCACTTCCTCTACTTGATGTTCTCGAGTATGTGAGGGTAATGCTCCAACAGTCCATTTAAGCTCAATTGCTTTTTGTCGAGAATTTTCCTCTTTGAAAGCCCTGATTTGTATAAATATAGGGAGCCCATGACCTCAAACCGGAGGTTAAGGTCCTCCTCTAGCTTCCTTCGTGCCTCAGTCTGTAGATCAACAGTAGGTCCGAGGTCACTCTATGACTCCTCCTCTTCAGACTAGGAGGAGTGCTCCGTAGTAATGCGGAGTGCATGAGCCCACTTACGTTTGGCTTGTGTTGCAGGTTGGCTAGGATTTGCAGCCCTTTTTTTGTCTACGACTGGGCATTGATTGTATTGGATTGGACTTCTTTGGTTCCATTCCTGTTGATGAAACATTGTAGGAGTGAGTGAAATAGGTCAGGGAAAGTCATCAGagacaaaagaaaaagaacaaaataaaaaaaaaattaaacctaCTATGCGATGGGTTATGCGGATCGCATAACCATCGCATATGTGTAGAAGAAGAAAGTCATCAACAGTTATGCAA
This genomic stretch from Nicotiana sylvestris chromosome 9, ASM39365v2, whole genome shotgun sequence harbors:
- the LOC104231055 gene encoding uncharacterized protein, with amino-acid sequence MGAPLHSQLLLSLCSLSLLLLSFKVQLTYPMSTITAMAKDQIACTMCSSCDNPCQPIFSPPPPSPLLPCPPPLSPPLPPPLPPPSDYNYPPPPSPPSSCPGDCSQPLSPPYNGGGGGRGDGNYVYPPTNPSIYPTPPPPNPIVPYFPFYYYNPPPPDTLISKSIQFQSHPFITCLILAMAIFLLL